One Electrophorus electricus isolate fEleEle1 chromosome 10, fEleEle1.pri, whole genome shotgun sequence genomic region harbors:
- the si:ch73-86n18.1 gene encoding CD209 antigen-like protein C encodes MADTENYNTLQEFTEDASGRGNKPILYTSQGSQGGVMKGMECLKGQISVFIFIALLASVCVNIVLGVLLTNSRSRGSSSPCSVEVSTVSLKLSSVQERYSRLCSDYTALGKSCSRPVRKCQPCPGGWTHLEGKCYYYSDDKLNWEHSKENCASMGSYLAILHTHEQHDALANLARSFGGYDYHYWIGLSDTEVEGVWKWVDNTLVNKTYWNEWEKEPNNHQSGGEHGEDCAVLESHSKSWFDVPCDFLYKRICEMDAVSTD; translated from the exons ATGGCGGATACTGAGAACTACAACACGTTGCAAGAGTTCACAGAGGATGCATCAGGCAGAGGAAATAAACCTATACTCTACACGTCACAGGGCAGCCAAG GAGGTGTCATGAAAGGAATGGAATGTTTGAAGGGACAGATTTCTGTTTTCATATTCATCGCTCTGCTGgcctctgtttgtgtgaacATAGTACTGGGTGTTCTCT TGACTAACAGTCGGTCCAGGGGTTCTTCCAGCCCATGCAGCGTGGAAGTTTCCACAGTGTCCCTGAAGCTGAGCTCTGTGCAGGAACGCTATTCCCGCCTGTGCTCCGATTACACTGCTCTGGGGAAGAGCTGCTCCAGGCCTG TGAGGAAGTGCCAACCGTGTCCTGGGGGCTGGACCCATCTCGAGGGGAAGTGCTATTACTACAGTGACGACAAGCTGAACTGGGAGCACAGCAAGGAGAACTGTGCATCCATGGGCAGCTATCTAGCAATACTGCACACCCATGAGCAACAT GATGCCCTTGCGAACTTGGCTCGTAGTTTTGGCGGGTATGACTACCATTACTGGATTGGCTTGTCAGATACTGAAGTGGAAGGGGTGTGGAAATGGGTGGACAACACGCTTGTCAATAAAAC GTACTGGAATGAATGGGAGAAAGAACCCAATAATCATCAGTCTGGGGGTGAACATGGTGaagactgtgctgtgctggagtCCCACTCTAAGAGCTGGTTCGACGTGCCCTGTGACTTCCTTTACAAACGGATCTGTGAGATGGATGCCGTCAGTACAGATTAA
- the pianp gene encoding PILR alpha-associated neural protein isoform X2, whose amino-acid sequence METCSISGVIPLWHLLLVAMVACPTSSGSEGERQEGPGEMQLSVTAQATPTPLWAVDWGPTQLLEDETHHFLSSQETEGTKAATAEAWLRRHDALATQTQQQPLSIEARDSGVEQEQEAEEREVEEVDPQFYVTVTISSLLILLAVIISAKLCYDRSLSQRPPPLSLSVSRSLAQEDSRHALPSSPSFPDRER is encoded by the exons aTGGAGACATG CTCCATCTCTGGGGTGATTCCTCTCTGGCACCTCCTGCTGGTTGCTATGGTTGCCTGCCCCACTTCCAGTGGCTCCGAGGGCGAACGGCAGGAGGGGCCGGGCGAGATGCAGCTGTCCGTCACGGCCCAGGCCACTCCCACTCCGCTCTGGGCCGTGGACTGGGGCCCCACGCAGCTGCTGGAGGATGAGACgcatcacttcctgtccagTCAGGAAACGGAGGGCACGAAGGCGGCTACGGCCGAAGCGTGGTTGCGCCGTCACGACGCGCTGGCTACACAAACCCAGCAGCAGCCATTATCCATCGAAGCCAGAGATTCAGGCGTGGAACAAGAACAGGAggcagaagaaagagaggttgAAGAAG TGGATCCCCAGTTCTACGTGACCGTGACCATCTCATCTCTGCTGATTCTCTTGGCGGTCATCATCTCAGCCAAACTCTG CTACGATCGCAGCCTCTCACAAcgtcctccccctctctctctctccgtctcacgCTCCCTGGCCCAAGAGGACAGCAGGCATGCACTACCCAGCAGCCCCTCCTTCcctgacagagagaggtag
- the si:ch211-154o6.3 gene encoding F-box/WD repeat-containing protein 7 isoform X3 — MGEVRKLQKKLRQIEDLEIKADLTPEERVKVSKKVELRTRLAELLHHSGSQQTQCIVGEEEGNMKRQVEEGAEACLADPPMAKAAREDEVKDEGRGETHHLPATAASTDPDAEFRALKASWEKVKFRLRTLEGHSDIITCVAAVDNFVISGSRDTTVKVWHVPTATEQHNLGGHRGGVTCLSVPPAEYCRRLATVLRLADGERLVLSGSADCCMRTWTLSSGQCVRSVYTFNAVASLCFVAEGEGYAVTGSDAGKLQVWGWRDQENCQSVNAHSDAVDALQSQGPLLFSGSTDGSICVWEMQHQGAEPLRPLRRWGPEVTCCVGGGDVGGRLRLSARGDRVFLACGRATIRVLDWQTGTVRRLTNHSSTAGVTDCVNQIPGVLSGSCFDLTTGESTLNLFSLPECRYLISLSSSDLPRIFCFAAWLTPSGGHRWVTGGRELIVWEQLPDNAKRVDVSVRCDSRLDGLLADSDRDSSEESETDDGEDHNPKHSSDTEEAAGSSWLRCVLQ, encoded by the exons ATGGGGGAGGTGAGGAAACTCCAGAAGAAGTTGAGGCAGATTGAGGACCTGGAGATCAAAGCTGACCTCACTCCGGAAGAAAGAGTAAAG gtctcGAAGAAGGTGGAGCTACGCACCAGGCTGGCCGAACTGCTGCACCACTCAGGCTCCCAGCAAAcccagtgcattgtgggagaaGAGGAGGGTAACATGAAAAGACAAgt GGAGGAGGGGGCGGAGGCTTGTTTGGCGGACCCTCCTATGGCGAAGGCAGCACGGGAAGATGAGGTGAAGGATGAAGGAAGAGGAGAAACACATCACCTCCCAGCCACTGCGGCCTCCACCGATCCAg ACGCTGAGTTCAGAGCTCTCAAAGCATCCTGGGAAAAAGTCAAGTTTCGTCTTAGGACTCTAGAAGGtcacagtgacatcatcacctGCGTGGCAGCTGTGGACAACTTTGTCATTTCTGGCAG CCGTGACACCACAGTTAAGGTGTGGCATGTTCCCACGGcaacagagcagcacaacctaGGAGGTCACCGTGGCGGGGTCACCTGCCTCAGCGTACCACCTGCTGAGTACTGCAGGAGactag CAACTGTGCTGCGTCTGGCCGACGGCGAGAGGTTGGTGCTCAGCGGCTCCGCCGACTGCTGCATGCGGACATGGACTCTGAGCTCCG GCCAGTGCGTGAGATCCGTCTACACATTCAATGCCGTCGCGAGCCTCTGTTTTGTAGCAGAGGGGGAGGGCTACGCTGTGACAGGCTCAG ATGCTGGGAAACTGCAGGTGTGGGGCTGGCGCGATCAGGAGAACTGTCAGTCGGTCAACGCACACTCAGACGCCGTCGACGCACTACAG TCCCAGGGACCTCTGCTGTTCAGCGGCTCCACCGATGgcagcatttgtgtgtgggagATGCAGCACCAAGGGGCAGAGCCTCTCCGCCCGCTTCGGCGCTGGGGGCCGGAAGTCACATGCTGCGTCGGCGGCGGCGATGTCGGCGGGAGGCTGCGTCTCAGCGCTCGCGGCGACCGCGTTTTCCTGGCCTGCGGAAGAGCCACCATCCGCGTCCTCGACTGGCAGACAG GCACAGTGAGACGATTAACCAATCACAGTAGCACTGCTGGGGTGACGGATTGTGTCAATCAAATACCAGGTGTTCTAAGTGGCTCCTGCTTTGATCTCACCACCGGAGAGAGTACTCTCAACT tgttttctcttcCTGAGTGCAGGTACCTCATTTCTCTCAGCAGTTCAGATTTACCCAGAATCTTTTGCTTTGCGGCGTGGCTCACACCAAGCGGGGGTCATCGCTGGGTCACCGGCGGCCGTGAGCTCATCGTCTGGGAACAGCTTCCAGATAATGCCAAAAG AGTTGATGTCAGCGTAAGATGTGACAGCCGATTGGATGGTTTGCTTGCGGACTCCGACAGAGACTCGTcggaggagagtgaga CAGACGATGGTGAAGACCACAATCCAAAACACTCATCAGACACAGAAGAGGCAGCTGGTTCCTCATGGCTACgctgtgttcttcagtga
- the cops7a gene encoding COP9 signalosome complex subunit 7a → MEVDQLLSLSGSALAQAISSLLETPGLYVFSDILELPNVRELEVGPHAPVYQLLNLFAYGTYSDYKEREASLPELTPSQKNKLRHLSIISLASNLKCLPYSLLLQQLELKNVRELEDLLIEAVYCDIIHGKLDQRNQQVEVDFSVGRDLGPNELPNIANTLQEWCAGCEAVLCGIEEQVSRANQYRESQLKVKVQVETEVSNLQKTLKASSASPSSGPAPGGAASNQDADQPAEPRDPASSQEPRQPGKKSSKVKGLRGSGKIWSKSN, encoded by the exons ATGGAGGTGGATCAGCTGCTGTCTCTATCTGGTTCTGCTTTGGCTCAGGCTATCAGTTCTTTGTTGGAGACACCTGGACTTTATGTTTTCTCAGACATACTGGAGTTGCCCAACGTTCGAGAG CTGGAGGTGGGCCCTCACGCTCCCGTCTATCAGCTCCTCAATCTCTTCGCATATGGAACCTATTCTGACTACAAAG AGAGGGAGGCCTCTCTCCCTGAACTTACCCCATCCCAGAAGAACAAACTCCGACACCTGTCGATCATCAGCTTAGCTTCCAACCTTAAG TGTCTGCCGTACTCGCTGCTACTGCAGCAGCTGGAGCTGAAGAACGTGCGTGAGCTGGAGGACCTGCTCATCGAGGCTGTCTACTGCGATATCATCCACGGCAAGCTGGACCAGCGCAaccagcaggtggaggtggactTCAGCGTAGGCCGCGACCTCGGCCCCAATGAGCTTCCCAACATAGCCAACACGCTGCAGGAGTG gtGTGCGGGATGTGAGGCGGTGCTTTGTGGAATTGAGGAGCAGGTCTCCAGAGCTAATCAGTACAGAGAGAGCCAACTAAAGGTCAAAGTTCAAGTGGAGACTGAG GTGTCAAACCTACAGAAAACACTGAAGGCTAGCTCTGCTTCTCCATCGTCTGGGCCTGCCCCTGGCGGTGCAGCATCCAATCAAGACGCGGATCAACCTGCAGAGCCACGAGACCCCGCCTCTTCTCAGGAACCACGACAACCAGGCAAAAAGAGTTCAAAAGTCAAAGG gctTCGCGGGAGTGGCAAGATCTGGTCCAAGTCTAACTGA
- the pianp gene encoding PILR alpha-associated neural protein isoform X1 translates to METCSISGVIPLWHLLLVAMVACPTSSGSEGERQEGPGEMQLSVTAQATPTPLWAVDWGPTQLLEDETHHFLSSQETEGTKAATAEAWLRRHDALATQTQQQPLSIEARDSGVEQEQEAEEREVEEVDPQFYVTVTISSLLILLAVIISAKLCYDRSLSQRPPPLSLSVSRSLAQEDSRHALPSSPSFPDRERIPVVNL, encoded by the exons aTGGAGACATG CTCCATCTCTGGGGTGATTCCTCTCTGGCACCTCCTGCTGGTTGCTATGGTTGCCTGCCCCACTTCCAGTGGCTCCGAGGGCGAACGGCAGGAGGGGCCGGGCGAGATGCAGCTGTCCGTCACGGCCCAGGCCACTCCCACTCCGCTCTGGGCCGTGGACTGGGGCCCCACGCAGCTGCTGGAGGATGAGACgcatcacttcctgtccagTCAGGAAACGGAGGGCACGAAGGCGGCTACGGCCGAAGCGTGGTTGCGCCGTCACGACGCGCTGGCTACACAAACCCAGCAGCAGCCATTATCCATCGAAGCCAGAGATTCAGGCGTGGAACAAGAACAGGAggcagaagaaagagaggttgAAGAAG TGGATCCCCAGTTCTACGTGACCGTGACCATCTCATCTCTGCTGATTCTCTTGGCGGTCATCATCTCAGCCAAACTCTG CTACGATCGCAGCCTCTCACAAcgtcctccccctctctctctctccgtctcacgCTCCCTGGCCCAAGAGGACAGCAGGCATGCACTACCCAGCAGCCCCTCCTTCcctgacagagagag AATTCCGGTGGTCAACCTCTGA
- the si:ch211-154o6.3 gene encoding F-box/WD repeat-containing protein 7 isoform X2, with protein sequence MGEVRKLQKKLRQIEDLEIKADLTPEERVKVSKKVELRTRLAELLHHSGSQQTQCIVGEEEGNMKRQVSCVCGRREEGAEACLADPPMAKAAREDEVKDEGRGETHHLPATAASTDPDAEFRALKASWEKVKFRLRTLEGHSDIITCVAAVDNFVISGSRDTTVKVWHVPTATEQHNLGGHRGGVTCLSVPPAEYCRRLATVLRLADGERLVLSGSADCCMRTWTLSSGQCVRSVYTFNAVASLCFVAEGEGYAVTGSDAGKLQVWGWRDQENCQSVNAHSDAVDALQSQGPLLFSGSTDGSICVWEMQHQGAEPLRPLRRWGPEVTCCVGGGDVGGRLRLSARGDRVFLACGRATIRVLDWQTGTVRRLTNHSSTAGVTDCVNQIPGVLSGSCFDLTTGESTLNLFSLPECRYLISLSSSDLPRIFCFAAWLTPSGGHRWVTGGRELIVWEQLPDNAKRVDVSVRCDSRLDGLLADSDRDSSEESENDGEDHNPKHSSDTEEAAGSSWLRCVLQ encoded by the exons ATGGGGGAGGTGAGGAAACTCCAGAAGAAGTTGAGGCAGATTGAGGACCTGGAGATCAAAGCTGACCTCACTCCGGAAGAAAGAGTAAAG gtctcGAAGAAGGTGGAGCTACGCACCAGGCTGGCCGAACTGCTGCACCACTCAGGCTCCCAGCAAAcccagtgcattgtgggagaaGAGGAGGGTAACATGAAAAGACAAgt TTCTTGTGTGTGCGGACGTAGGGAGGAGGGGGCGGAGGCTTGTTTGGCGGACCCTCCTATGGCGAAGGCAGCACGGGAAGATGAGGTGAAGGATGAAGGAAGAGGAGAAACACATCACCTCCCAGCCACTGCGGCCTCCACCGATCCAg ACGCTGAGTTCAGAGCTCTCAAAGCATCCTGGGAAAAAGTCAAGTTTCGTCTTAGGACTCTAGAAGGtcacagtgacatcatcacctGCGTGGCAGCTGTGGACAACTTTGTCATTTCTGGCAG CCGTGACACCACAGTTAAGGTGTGGCATGTTCCCACGGcaacagagcagcacaacctaGGAGGTCACCGTGGCGGGGTCACCTGCCTCAGCGTACCACCTGCTGAGTACTGCAGGAGactag CAACTGTGCTGCGTCTGGCCGACGGCGAGAGGTTGGTGCTCAGCGGCTCCGCCGACTGCTGCATGCGGACATGGACTCTGAGCTCCG GCCAGTGCGTGAGATCCGTCTACACATTCAATGCCGTCGCGAGCCTCTGTTTTGTAGCAGAGGGGGAGGGCTACGCTGTGACAGGCTCAG ATGCTGGGAAACTGCAGGTGTGGGGCTGGCGCGATCAGGAGAACTGTCAGTCGGTCAACGCACACTCAGACGCCGTCGACGCACTACAG TCCCAGGGACCTCTGCTGTTCAGCGGCTCCACCGATGgcagcatttgtgtgtgggagATGCAGCACCAAGGGGCAGAGCCTCTCCGCCCGCTTCGGCGCTGGGGGCCGGAAGTCACATGCTGCGTCGGCGGCGGCGATGTCGGCGGGAGGCTGCGTCTCAGCGCTCGCGGCGACCGCGTTTTCCTGGCCTGCGGAAGAGCCACCATCCGCGTCCTCGACTGGCAGACAG GCACAGTGAGACGATTAACCAATCACAGTAGCACTGCTGGGGTGACGGATTGTGTCAATCAAATACCAGGTGTTCTAAGTGGCTCCTGCTTTGATCTCACCACCGGAGAGAGTACTCTCAACT tgttttctcttcCTGAGTGCAGGTACCTCATTTCTCTCAGCAGTTCAGATTTACCCAGAATCTTTTGCTTTGCGGCGTGGCTCACACCAAGCGGGGGTCATCGCTGGGTCACCGGCGGCCGTGAGCTCATCGTCTGGGAACAGCTTCCAGATAATGCCAAAAG AGTTGATGTCAGCGTAAGATGTGACAGCCGATTGGATGGTTTGCTTGCGGACTCCGACAGAGACTCGTcggaggagagtgaga ACGATGGTGAAGACCACAATCCAAAACACTCATCAGACACAGAAGAGGCAGCTGGTTCCTCATGGCTACgctgtgttcttcagtga
- the si:ch211-154o6.3 gene encoding F-box/WD repeat-containing protein 7 isoform X1: MGEVRKLQKKLRQIEDLEIKADLTPEERVKVSKKVELRTRLAELLHHSGSQQTQCIVGEEEGNMKRQVSCVCGRREEGAEACLADPPMAKAAREDEVKDEGRGETHHLPATAASTDPDAEFRALKASWEKVKFRLRTLEGHSDIITCVAAVDNFVISGSRDTTVKVWHVPTATEQHNLGGHRGGVTCLSVPPAEYCRRLATVLRLADGERLVLSGSADCCMRTWTLSSGQCVRSVYTFNAVASLCFVAEGEGYAVTGSDAGKLQVWGWRDQENCQSVNAHSDAVDALQSQGPLLFSGSTDGSICVWEMQHQGAEPLRPLRRWGPEVTCCVGGGDVGGRLRLSARGDRVFLACGRATIRVLDWQTGTVRRLTNHSSTAGVTDCVNQIPGVLSGSCFDLTTGESTLNLFSLPECRYLISLSSSDLPRIFCFAAWLTPSGGHRWVTGGRELIVWEQLPDNAKRVDVSVRCDSRLDGLLADSDRDSSEESETDDGEDHNPKHSSDTEEAAGSSWLRCVLQ; this comes from the exons ATGGGGGAGGTGAGGAAACTCCAGAAGAAGTTGAGGCAGATTGAGGACCTGGAGATCAAAGCTGACCTCACTCCGGAAGAAAGAGTAAAG gtctcGAAGAAGGTGGAGCTACGCACCAGGCTGGCCGAACTGCTGCACCACTCAGGCTCCCAGCAAAcccagtgcattgtgggagaaGAGGAGGGTAACATGAAAAGACAAgt TTCTTGTGTGTGCGGACGTAGGGAGGAGGGGGCGGAGGCTTGTTTGGCGGACCCTCCTATGGCGAAGGCAGCACGGGAAGATGAGGTGAAGGATGAAGGAAGAGGAGAAACACATCACCTCCCAGCCACTGCGGCCTCCACCGATCCAg ACGCTGAGTTCAGAGCTCTCAAAGCATCCTGGGAAAAAGTCAAGTTTCGTCTTAGGACTCTAGAAGGtcacagtgacatcatcacctGCGTGGCAGCTGTGGACAACTTTGTCATTTCTGGCAG CCGTGACACCACAGTTAAGGTGTGGCATGTTCCCACGGcaacagagcagcacaacctaGGAGGTCACCGTGGCGGGGTCACCTGCCTCAGCGTACCACCTGCTGAGTACTGCAGGAGactag CAACTGTGCTGCGTCTGGCCGACGGCGAGAGGTTGGTGCTCAGCGGCTCCGCCGACTGCTGCATGCGGACATGGACTCTGAGCTCCG GCCAGTGCGTGAGATCCGTCTACACATTCAATGCCGTCGCGAGCCTCTGTTTTGTAGCAGAGGGGGAGGGCTACGCTGTGACAGGCTCAG ATGCTGGGAAACTGCAGGTGTGGGGCTGGCGCGATCAGGAGAACTGTCAGTCGGTCAACGCACACTCAGACGCCGTCGACGCACTACAG TCCCAGGGACCTCTGCTGTTCAGCGGCTCCACCGATGgcagcatttgtgtgtgggagATGCAGCACCAAGGGGCAGAGCCTCTCCGCCCGCTTCGGCGCTGGGGGCCGGAAGTCACATGCTGCGTCGGCGGCGGCGATGTCGGCGGGAGGCTGCGTCTCAGCGCTCGCGGCGACCGCGTTTTCCTGGCCTGCGGAAGAGCCACCATCCGCGTCCTCGACTGGCAGACAG GCACAGTGAGACGATTAACCAATCACAGTAGCACTGCTGGGGTGACGGATTGTGTCAATCAAATACCAGGTGTTCTAAGTGGCTCCTGCTTTGATCTCACCACCGGAGAGAGTACTCTCAACT tgttttctcttcCTGAGTGCAGGTACCTCATTTCTCTCAGCAGTTCAGATTTACCCAGAATCTTTTGCTTTGCGGCGTGGCTCACACCAAGCGGGGGTCATCGCTGGGTCACCGGCGGCCGTGAGCTCATCGTCTGGGAACAGCTTCCAGATAATGCCAAAAG AGTTGATGTCAGCGTAAGATGTGACAGCCGATTGGATGGTTTGCTTGCGGACTCCGACAGAGACTCGTcggaggagagtgaga CAGACGATGGTGAAGACCACAATCCAAAACACTCATCAGACACAGAAGAGGCAGCTGGTTCCTCATGGCTACgctgtgttcttcagtga